In Amycolatopsis coloradensis, one genomic interval encodes:
- a CDS encoding ABC transporter permease, with amino-acid sequence MSIIDQTIEWFGEPNRWSWTDPAGVPYRTVEHLQFSSLALAISAVLTIPPALWLAHYRRAQFLATSAVNIGRAIPSFGLVILFWFLAARLEVDTTFWPLMLALVALALPPLFTNTYAGVVQLAQETVDAARGTGYREWQIMLRLELPLASPVILAGARVAFLQLVATVAIGAIVNDGGGLGRYIVDGFALGEPGHGEILAGGIAVVVLALVCEGVFALVTRWVTPRGLAIQSRADARS; translated from the coding sequence ATGAGCATCATCGACCAGACCATCGAGTGGTTCGGCGAACCGAACCGCTGGAGCTGGACGGATCCGGCGGGCGTGCCGTACCGGACTGTCGAGCATCTGCAGTTCTCCTCGCTGGCGCTGGCGATCTCGGCCGTGCTGACGATCCCGCCCGCGTTGTGGCTGGCGCACTACCGCCGCGCGCAGTTCCTCGCCACGAGCGCGGTGAACATCGGCCGCGCGATCCCCAGCTTCGGGCTGGTGATCCTGTTCTGGTTCCTGGCCGCCCGGCTCGAAGTCGACACGACGTTCTGGCCGTTGATGCTCGCGCTGGTGGCCTTGGCGCTGCCGCCGTTGTTCACGAACACCTACGCGGGCGTCGTCCAGCTGGCGCAGGAAACCGTCGACGCCGCGCGCGGAACCGGCTACCGCGAGTGGCAGATCATGCTGCGCCTGGAGTTGCCGCTCGCGTCTCCGGTCATCCTGGCGGGTGCCCGCGTCGCGTTCCTGCAACTGGTGGCGACGGTCGCGATCGGCGCGATCGTCAACGACGGCGGCGGTCTCGGACGGTACATTGTGGACGGTTTCGCCCTCGGCGAACCCGGCCACGGCGAGATCCTGGCGGGTGGCATCGCGGTCGTCGTACTGGCTTTGGTGTGCGAAGGCGTTTTCGCGCTCGTCACGCGTTGGGTGACCCCGCGCGGGCTGGCGATCCAGTCCCGCGCGGATGCCCGCTCCTGA
- a CDS encoding DUF2516 family protein has product MFVATWILIAIHWGGALTGLFAFVHALLQRADAYSAADRKTKPIWMLITGGSTVVLTFFQFYGGGMILWLPALVAVLVYLVDVRPKLIEVQRGGRNW; this is encoded by the coding sequence GTGTTCGTTGCCACCTGGATCCTCATCGCCATCCATTGGGGCGGCGCGCTGACGGGGCTGTTCGCTTTCGTGCATGCGCTGTTGCAGCGCGCGGACGCGTACTCGGCCGCCGATCGGAAGACCAAGCCCATCTGGATGCTCATCACCGGCGGATCGACCGTGGTGCTGACCTTCTTCCAGTTCTACGGCGGCGGCATGATCCTGTGGCTGCCCGCACTGGTCGCGGTCCTGGTCTACCTCGTGGACGTCCGCCCCAAGCTCATCGAGGTGCAGCGCGGCGGCCGCAACTGGTGA
- a CDS encoding YbaK/EbsC family protein: MTTWTIAGSLTVVPALSRTDLLAEPVAKALAALPDPDAVGVVEIDADLADTAAFCEAYGSPLSASANCVVVAGKRAGEVRFAAAMILATTRADVNGVIKRRLDVRKASFAPMDEAVSLTGMEYGGITPVGLPAEWPILIDQRVADEPELVIGSGIRGGKLLISGATLAALPGAEVIDGLARPVE; the protein is encoded by the coding sequence GTGACTACCTGGACCATCGCCGGAAGCCTCACCGTCGTCCCCGCCCTCTCCCGCACGGACCTGCTCGCCGAGCCCGTCGCCAAGGCGCTCGCCGCCCTGCCCGATCCGGATGCCGTCGGCGTCGTCGAGATCGACGCCGACCTGGCCGACACCGCCGCTTTCTGCGAGGCGTACGGCTCACCGCTCTCCGCGTCCGCGAACTGCGTCGTCGTCGCCGGCAAACGCGCCGGTGAGGTCCGGTTCGCCGCCGCGATGATCCTCGCCACCACCCGCGCCGACGTGAACGGCGTGATCAAGCGCCGTCTCGACGTCCGCAAGGCCTCCTTCGCCCCGATGGACGAGGCCGTCTCGCTCACCGGAATGGAGTACGGCGGCATCACGCCGGTCGGCCTGCCCGCGGAATGGCCGATCCTGATCGACCAGCGCGTCGCCGACGAGCCCGAACTGGTCATCGGCAGCGGTATCCGCGGCGGCAAGCTGCTGATCTCGGGCGCGACCCTCGCGGCCCTGCCCGGTGCCGAGGTGATCGACGGGCTCGCGCGCCCCGTCGAGTGA